One part of the [Synechococcus] sp. NIES-970 genome encodes these proteins:
- a CDS encoding hypothetical protein (conserved hypothetical membrane protein) — MAILGLLLTLSTAVSLCSGVAIELLTESLANILKVFGNGRIWEGILVIAITCGFVGGIFETFNFYYYQNTH; from the coding sequence ATGGCTATTTTAGGACTGCTTTTGACCTTGTCTACGGCAGTGAGCCTCTGTTCTGGTGTTGCCATTGAACTACTTACCGAAAGTCTGGCCAATATCCTGAAAGTCTTTGGCAATGGCCGTATTTGGGAAGGAATCTTAGTGATCGCGATCACCTGTGGTTTTGTGGGGGGAATTTTTGAAACCTTTAATTTTTACTATTATCAGAACACCCATTAA
- a CDS encoding peptidase, M48 family, whose protein sequence is MMLSRQKKRWVYGLMACILAISVNLATPTVSHAGFLENLLRGVINWGVQSYQLSNLSDAQEQGFGQEIHNNLIRSGRVKLYNNQRVVSYVNEIGQRLARESTRPSLNYRFFVVEDDSINAFATMGGYNYINTGLIKTATNEAELASVIGHEIAHIAAKHSLAQMRVQARNQGLLTAAGLDSSQIVQLGMAIAVDYPNSRSDEMEADDLGFNMLTRAGYAPEAMVSFMRKLMDASGGRRPPGFLSTHPATSDRIARLQTRVNGYQGNAQGTLYTEGLNQQRYRSRVTPL, encoded by the coding sequence ATGATGTTGTCTCGTCAGAAAAAACGCTGGGTGTACGGCCTGATGGCCTGCATTCTTGCAATCAGCGTCAATCTCGCGACGCCAACCGTCAGTCACGCCGGATTTTTGGAAAATCTATTGCGTGGTGTGATCAATTGGGGAGTGCAAAGCTATCAACTTTCGAACCTCTCTGACGCCCAGGAGCAAGGTTTTGGTCAAGAAATTCACAATAATTTAATACGCTCCGGCCGGGTGAAACTCTACAACAACCAACGGGTCGTCAGTTATGTTAATGAAATTGGCCAGCGTCTCGCGCGCGAAAGCACTCGACCCAGCTTAAACTATCGCTTTTTTGTGGTGGAAGATGACAGCATTAATGCCTTTGCCACCATGGGCGGCTATAACTACATCAACACAGGTCTGATCAAAACAGCAACTAACGAAGCAGAGTTAGCTAGTGTGATTGGCCATGAAATTGCTCATATTGCCGCCAAACACTCTCTGGCCCAGATGAGAGTCCAGGCGCGGAACCAGGGTCTCCTGACTGCAGCAGGTTTAGACAGTAGTCAAATTGTGCAACTGGGAATGGCGATCGCTGTCGATTATCCCAACAGTCGTAGCGATGAGATGGAAGCAGATGACCTCGGCTTTAATATGTTGACCCGGGCCGGATATGCCCCAGAGGCAATGGTTTCATTTATGCGCAAGCTTATGGATGCCAGTGGTGGAAGACGTCCACCGGGTTTCTTGAGTACCCACCCTGCTACCAGTGACCGGATCGCTCGCTTGCAGACCAGGGTTAATGGCTACCAAGGTAATGCCCAGGGAACTCTCTATACAGAGGGATTAAATCAACAGCGCTATCGGAGTCGAGTCACGCCCCTCTAG
- a CDS encoding hypothetical protein (conserved hypothetical protein): MLMILTDGQILPTDQICQGCLMADQRGTPRVRQGKLCCAHLIQGSPVKAATTYECQMGFRLADIGN, from the coding sequence ATGTTGATGATCCTTACGGATGGACAAATTCTACCCACTGATCAGATTTGTCAAGGTTGTCTGATGGCCGATCAAAGGGGCACTCCCCGTGTGCGCCAGGGTAAGTTGTGTTGTGCTCACCTCATCCAAGGCAGCCCAGTGAAGGCGGCGACCACCTATGAGTGTCAAATGGGTTTTCGCCTTGCGGATATTGGCAACTAG
- the glyA gene encoding serine hydroxymethyltransferase: MTQTNLDFLVQTDSIVAGMIASELNRQRVHLELIASENFTSPAVMAAQGSVLTNKYAEGLPSKRYYGGCEFVDQVEQLAIDRVKELFGAAHANVQPHSGAQANFAVFLTLLEPGDKIMGMDLSHGGHLTHGSPVNVSGKWFEVVQYGVNKETERLDYDEIREIALREKPKLIICGYSAYPRIIEFDKFRAIADEVGAYLMADIAHIAGLVATGHHPNPIPYCDVVTTTTHKTLRGPRGGLIMTRDAELGKKFDKSVFPGSQGGPLEHVIAGKAVAFGEALKPEFKAYSAQVIANAQAMANTLVSRGFKLVSNGTDNHLMLVDMRSIGMNGKRADELISGINITANKNTVPFDPEKPWIGSGIRLGSPAMTTRGLKEVDFTEIANIIADRLLNPDDEAVKQDCLGRVADLCEQFPLYSHLGIPVAAIA; this comes from the coding sequence GTGACCCAAACTAACCTTGATTTTTTAGTCCAAACCGATAGTATTGTCGCTGGCATGATTGCCAGTGAGCTCAATCGCCAGCGGGTACACCTCGAACTAATTGCCAGTGAGAATTTTACGTCTCCAGCAGTAATGGCTGCCCAGGGTTCTGTGCTCACGAACAAATATGCAGAGGGTCTTCCGAGCAAACGTTATTACGGTGGCTGTGAATTTGTTGACCAAGTTGAACAATTGGCCATCGACCGGGTAAAAGAATTATTTGGGGCTGCCCATGCTAACGTTCAACCCCACTCTGGCGCCCAAGCAAACTTCGCTGTTTTCCTTACCCTTTTAGAGCCGGGAGACAAAATCATGGGTATGGATCTGTCCCATGGGGGGCATCTGACCCATGGTTCACCGGTAAATGTCTCGGGAAAATGGTTTGAGGTGGTTCAGTATGGCGTCAATAAAGAAACAGAGCGCCTTGATTACGACGAAATCCGGGAAATTGCCCTGCGGGAGAAACCGAAACTCATCATCTGTGGTTACTCCGCTTACCCACGGATTATCGAATTTGACAAGTTCCGGGCGATCGCCGATGAAGTGGGTGCTTATCTGATGGCAGACATTGCCCACATTGCAGGTTTGGTAGCCACTGGCCATCATCCCAACCCAATCCCCTACTGCGACGTAGTCACCACCACCACCCACAAGACTCTCCGGGGCCCCCGGGGTGGTCTGATCATGACCCGGGACGCAGAGCTGGGCAAAAAATTTGACAAGTCTGTTTTTCCTGGTAGCCAAGGCGGGCCCCTCGAACATGTGATTGCCGGGAAAGCCGTCGCCTTTGGGGAAGCGCTTAAGCCGGAATTTAAGGCTTATTCTGCCCAGGTGATTGCCAATGCCCAAGCGATGGCAAATACTTTGGTCAGTCGTGGTTTTAAGTTAGTTTCTAACGGCACCGATAATCACTTGATGTTGGTGGATATGCGTTCCATCGGCATGAACGGGAAGCGGGCAGATGAGTTGATCAGCGGCATCAACATCACTGCGAACAAAAATACGGTGCCTTTTGACCCTGAAAAACCTTGGATTGGTAGTGGTATACGTCTCGGCTCCCCAGCGATGACTACCCGTGGCCTTAAAGAAGTAGACTTTACAGAAATCGCCAATATCATTGCAGATCGCCTGCTCAACCCTGATGATGAAGCGGTGAAGCAAGATTGTCTCGGTCGTGTAGCTGATCTGTGCGAGCAGTTCCCGTTGTATTCCCATTTAGGTATTCCAGTAGCGGCGATCGCCTAA
- a CDS encoding permease, YjgP/YjgQ family protein: MKLSLNKFSILDRYIVGELNLAFIFGLGLFSALGVAVGSLFDLLAQVRESRLLFDVALKVMALKMPEFIGFALPMAVLLATLIVYSRLSGDSEIVALRSLGISVYRLILPALLFSILVTTLTFIFKDQVIPRANAQATLILDQALQQQQGEFRDEKIIYPEYGEDEVLKRLFYAAEFDGKQMRDLTIIDRSNGSLNQIVTAEAAGWDLARNQWNFQNGIIYLINADGSSRNVLRFDQHQIQLSNELDLNQEEPKHEDMSLAELQRYIATLAAQPDRDETNFRKLKVRFQEKISFPFICLAIGLIGAAIGLRPQSASKATGFGLCVGLVFGYYFMAFMISSVGVAGYLHPILAAWLPNLIVMAIAMGLVYQTAK, encoded by the coding sequence ATGAAATTGTCTTTGAATAAATTTTCGATCCTAGACCGCTACATTGTCGGTGAACTCAACCTCGCTTTCATCTTCGGTTTGGGTCTTTTTTCGGCCTTGGGAGTCGCCGTTGGCAGCCTATTTGATCTCCTAGCCCAAGTCCGAGAATCACGACTTTTGTTCGATGTGGCCCTTAAGGTCATGGCCCTAAAAATGCCTGAATTTATCGGTTTTGCCCTGCCGATGGCAGTATTATTGGCCACTTTAATTGTCTATAGTCGCCTGTCGGGGGACAGTGAAATTGTTGCCCTGCGCAGCCTGGGCATCAGCGTTTATCGCCTGATTCTGCCAGCCCTCCTTTTTAGTATTCTGGTGACGACGCTGACTTTTATTTTTAAAGATCAAGTCATTCCCCGAGCCAATGCCCAAGCTACCCTCATCCTCGACCAAGCCCTCCAACAACAACAGGGAGAATTTCGAGACGAGAAAATTATTTACCCCGAATACGGTGAAGATGAGGTCTTAAAACGTCTATTCTATGCGGCCGAATTTGATGGCAAACAAATGAGAGATCTCACCATCATTGATCGCTCTAATGGCAGCCTAAACCAGATTGTCACTGCTGAGGCAGCGGGCTGGGATCTGGCCCGTAATCAGTGGAATTTTCAAAATGGCATTATCTATCTCATCAATGCTGATGGTTCTTCTCGCAATGTCCTGCGTTTCGATCAACATCAAATTCAACTGAGTAATGAATTAGATCTAAATCAGGAAGAACCCAAGCACGAAGATATGAGCCTTGCTGAACTGCAACGCTACATCGCGACATTGGCGGCGCAGCCTGACCGTGATGAAACTAACTTCCGTAAACTCAAAGTGCGCTTTCAGGAGAAGATTTCCTTTCCGTTTATCTGCTTGGCGATCGGTTTGATCGGTGCAGCCATTGGCTTGCGACCCCAGAGCGCCAGTAAAGCAACAGGGTTTGGTCTTTGTGTTGGCTTGGTCTTTGGTTATTACTTTATGGCTTTTATGATTAGTTCTGTGGGGGTAGCGGGCTATCTTCACCCAATTTTGGCGGCCTGGTTGCCAAATCTCATCGTAATGGCGATCGCCATGGGTTTGGTTTATCAAACAGCGAAATAA
- a CDS encoding hypothetical protein (conserved hypothetical protein) has protein sequence MFSRRRVQDYLLSSCFAFGSLGLGLVPEVTLKPSLVSWENQAIAQSQPSAADINRYAEAYLAIYGNNNMDNLLLEVERMIGRKPDWEIRCDQPQSINRLNHRAAIGKVRRYCNEVLPNLVDDIMPRRTFNSITNQLSNNPALQERVEDAMLNILRQRQRR, from the coding sequence ATGTTTTCACGCCGCCGTGTCCAAGATTATCTCCTCAGTAGCTGCTTTGCCTTTGGTTCCCTTGGGTTAGGATTAGTGCCTGAAGTTACCCTGAAACCTAGCCTCGTGAGTTGGGAGAATCAGGCGATCGCCCAATCGCAGCCTAGTGCCGCAGATATTAACCGTTATGCCGAAGCCTACCTTGCCATTTACGGTAATAACAACATGGATAATCTGTTACTTGAAGTCGAAAGAATGATTGGCCGCAAGCCAGACTGGGAAATTCGCTGCGATCAGCCCCAAAGTATCAATCGCCTGAACCACCGGGCGGCCATTGGCAAAGTGCGTCGATATTGCAATGAAGTTTTGCCAAACCTTGTCGATGACATCATGCCCCGCCGGACTTTCAACAGCATTACAAACCAACTGTCAAATAATCCTGCCCTCCAAGAACGAGTGGAAGATGCAATGCTAAATATCCTTAGACAAAGACAGAGACGGTAA
- the ppk gene encoding polyphosphate kinase has product MSSAKTASKLKTDLDNPQYYFNRELSWLEFNRRVLSEGLDERNLLLERLKFLAIFSSNLDEFFMVRVAGLKQQVEAGVSKLSFDGCNPAEQLQAIYEGLKPLVQLQDQHFQHQLKPLLAQEGIYIVDYLDLNREQRNYLHDFYQEHIFPVLTPLAVDPSHPFPHISNLSLNLAVVIKEPEDDRQERFARVKVPGNFARFVTLPEELCYYPDQEKAVWVGVPIEQVIAHNLDTLFPQMNIQECYAFRVTRNASLSVEEDEADDLMLAIEEQLHKRRFSGSVVRLEIHHSMPADVRQMLIKELELQEIDVYEVEGLMGLDSLFTFLGLPLKHLKDKPWSPTVPAWLDGTKSNRSTEDFEPDFFELIRQGDRLLHHPYHSFASTVQAFITQAAHDPDVLAIKMTLYRTSGDSPIIQALIAAAQNGKQVAVLVELKARFDEENNINWARTLEQKGVHVVYGLAGLKTHTKIVLVVRQEQKKIRRYIHVGTGNYNPKTARLYTDLGLLSCREDLAADLTELFNFLTGYSRQNTYRKLLVAPVTLRPRMVAMIEREIAHVKKGGSGRIVAKMNSLVDLEMIQTLYRASQAGVEIDLIIRGICCLRPGVEGLSENIRVTSIIGRFLEHSRIYYFQNGGSEEMYIGSADWMTRNLSRRVEAVTPVEDPKLIGDLNEILGIMLSDNRLAWQLQPDGRYLQKESHADGHSDNTHDILMQMALQESLD; this is encoded by the coding sequence ATGTCCTCAGCGAAAACCGCTAGCAAGCTCAAAACCGACCTCGACAATCCACAATACTATTTTAATCGGGAACTCAGTTGGCTTGAGTTTAACCGTCGGGTTTTGAGCGAAGGCCTAGACGAACGCAACTTATTGCTGGAGCGTCTCAAATTTCTCGCTATTTTTAGTAGTAATCTCGACGAATTTTTTATGGTGCGGGTTGCGGGTCTGAAGCAGCAGGTTGAAGCCGGGGTCAGTAAATTATCCTTCGATGGGTGCAATCCGGCCGAACAACTCCAAGCTATTTATGAAGGCCTGAAACCTCTCGTACAGTTGCAGGACCAGCATTTTCAACACCAACTCAAGCCCCTCCTTGCCCAGGAAGGTATTTACATCGTTGATTATCTCGATCTCAACCGCGAACAACGCAACTATCTCCATGACTTTTACCAAGAGCATATTTTTCCTGTTTTAACGCCCTTGGCAGTTGATCCGAGTCACCCATTTCCCCACATTTCCAATCTCAGCCTCAACCTCGCCGTCGTGATTAAAGAACCTGAAGATGACCGGCAGGAGCGGTTTGCCCGGGTCAAAGTCCCCGGAAATTTTGCTCGTTTTGTGACATTGCCCGAGGAGCTTTGTTATTACCCAGATCAAGAAAAAGCAGTGTGGGTGGGTGTTCCCATTGAGCAGGTGATCGCCCACAATCTCGATACCCTTTTCCCGCAGATGAATATCCAGGAGTGCTATGCCTTCCGGGTGACGCGTAATGCTTCTTTGTCAGTGGAAGAAGATGAAGCGGATGATCTGATGTTGGCCATTGAAGAGCAGCTCCACAAACGGCGTTTTAGCGGTTCTGTGGTGCGTTTGGAAATTCATCACTCCATGCCAGCAGATGTGCGACAAATGCTCATCAAAGAACTAGAACTCCAAGAAATTGATGTGTACGAAGTAGAGGGGTTGATGGGTCTTGATTCGCTCTTCACCTTTCTGGGCCTGCCCCTCAAGCATCTCAAGGATAAACCCTGGTCACCGACCGTACCCGCTTGGCTCGATGGGACAAAAAGTAACCGCTCGACCGAAGACTTTGAGCCGGATTTTTTTGAGCTTATCCGCCAAGGCGATCGCCTCCTGCACCACCCTTACCATTCCTTTGCTTCAACGGTGCAGGCATTCATCACCCAAGCGGCCCACGATCCCGACGTGTTAGCGATCAAAATGACCCTCTATCGCACCTCCGGGGATTCCCCGATCATCCAAGCCCTAATCGCCGCTGCCCAAAATGGCAAGCAGGTGGCCGTGCTGGTAGAACTTAAGGCTCGCTTTGACGAAGAAAACAACATTAATTGGGCCCGTACCCTCGAGCAAAAAGGTGTCCATGTGGTCTATGGTTTAGCCGGCCTCAAAACCCACACCAAAATTGTCTTGGTAGTGCGCCAAGAGCAGAAGAAAATTCGTCGCTATATCCATGTTGGTACGGGTAATTACAATCCCAAAACAGCCAGGCTCTACACAGATCTTGGCCTGTTGAGCTGTCGTGAAGATTTAGCCGCTGACTTGACAGAACTGTTTAACTTTTTGACGGGATATTCCAGGCAAAATACCTATCGGAAGTTACTGGTTGCCCCGGTTACGCTCCGGCCCCGGATGGTGGCGATGATTGAGCGGGAAATTGCCCATGTAAAAAAAGGCGGCAGTGGCCGGATTGTCGCTAAGATGAATTCCCTAGTAGACCTTGAGATGATCCAAACGCTCTATCGAGCGTCCCAGGCCGGGGTAGAAATAGATCTCATTATTCGCGGAATTTGCTGTCTTCGTCCTGGCGTTGAGGGTCTCAGCGAGAATATTCGTGTCACTAGCATCATTGGCCGCTTCCTAGAGCATTCTCGCATCTATTATTTCCAAAATGGAGGGAGCGAAGAAATGTACATTGGTAGTGCTGACTGGATGACCCGTAACCTCAGTCGCCGGGTAGAAGCGGTAACCCCCGTTGAAGACCCAAAGCTTATTGGGGATCTCAATGAAATTTTGGGAATTATGCTGTCGGACAACCGTCTTGCTTGGCAACTACAGCCCGATGGTCGTTATCTCCAAAAGGAAAGTCATGCCGATGGACACAGTGATAACACCCATGACATTTTAATGCAGATGGCACTCCAGGAAAGTCTGGATTAG
- a CDS encoding tetratricopeptide repeat domain protein — MQKIETVTGRFPCHCKRVNPMTNRYRKLLLFLSLGLMLGMGKVSAASLMGPIWDPLLPIQQGDRPLNETQIAQLEQAVIALEEQGFALWAAGEKERAIALLVRQLRLRQVLPDRRAEIESLGKVGAIAWEDNETTVVKSITERLVTIERQDFPGNYRLLLPLATAYEQIREIQPAIALYRQHLDTLEDPYKPEILRLIAQLATDWFRTDDALAALEDIAALNALTIADQEQLATLYEQSDQLEKAIAHQQELAAFYLQDQAFLPLIRTSQRLAHNYQARQDYSQAISFSRNAFTLAWEMRYFEAAENTLKQLADLYLAQGRDTAGTQVYEQLLTVQNASYNRFGMMETYRTLADLYQQTDRNSDALIALQNGLAIAEELNHNINDFTEAIDTLSLQ, encoded by the coding sequence ATGCAAAAAATCGAAACAGTGACAGGGCGCTTTCCTTGTCATTGTAAAAGAGTAAACCCCATGACTAATCGTTATCGCAAACTTTTGCTTTTTCTTAGTCTCGGCTTAATGCTGGGCATGGGAAAGGTTTCGGCGGCATCTTTGATGGGGCCAATTTGGGATCCACTCCTCCCGATTCAGCAGGGCGATCGCCCTCTCAATGAAACTCAAATCGCCCAACTTGAACAGGCAGTGATCGCCTTAGAAGAACAGGGTTTTGCGTTATGGGCCGCCGGGGAAAAAGAACGGGCGATCGCCCTTTTAGTTCGTCAACTGCGACTGCGCCAGGTTCTACCCGATCGACGGGCAGAGATCGAAAGCTTAGGTAAGGTTGGGGCGATCGCCTGGGAAGACAACGAAACCACCGTGGTCAAAAGTATTACCGAGCGCCTTGTCACCATTGAACGGCAGGACTTTCCGGGAAACTATCGTCTCCTTCTTCCCCTCGCTACTGCCTATGAGCAAATTCGTGAAATCCAGCCGGCGATCGCCCTCTACCGTCAACACCTAGATACCCTAGAGGATCCCTATAAACCAGAAATTTTACGACTGATTGCCCAACTGGCTACGGATTGGTTTAGAACGGACGATGCCCTCGCCGCATTAGAAGATATTGCCGCGCTTAACGCCCTGACGATCGCCGACCAAGAACAATTAGCCACACTGTACGAACAGAGCGATCAACTTGAAAAGGCGATCGCCCACCAACAGGAGTTAGCCGCTTTTTACCTCCAAGATCAAGCTTTTTTACCGTTGATTCGTACCTCGCAGCGGTTGGCTCACAATTACCAAGCACGCCAGGACTATTCCCAAGCGATTAGTTTTAGCCGAAATGCCTTTACCCTCGCCTGGGAAATGCGCTATTTTGAAGCCGCCGAAAATACCCTCAAACAATTGGCAGACCTATATTTAGCCCAGGGAAGAGACACCGCTGGAACTCAAGTCTATGAACAACTCCTGACGGTCCAAAATGCAAGTTATAACCGCTTTGGGATGATGGAAACCTACCGTACCCTCGCAGACCTCTACCAACAGACCGACCGCAACTCCGATGCCCTCATCGCTCTCCAAAATGGTTTGGCGATCGCCGAAGAATTGAACCACAATATTAACGACTTTACCGAAGCCATCGACACCCTATCGCTGCAATGA
- the tagO gene encoding UDP-N-acetylmuramyl pentapeptide phosphotransferase/UDP-N-acetylglucosamine-1-phosphate transferase, with protein sequence MPKELLYLVTSLIALTVVLISTPIVKAIGLRSGRVDQPNERKVHDRPMVRLGGVAIFTGTMISLGTAWQMGWFPAFNPGEQGPILGVIVGAIAFFAIGFGDDLFELSALSRLLMQFTAAGLVWQMGVRIDFLTIPFTGEVFSVGWLSLPFTLIWLVGMANAINWIDGLDGLAAGVSGIASAVLLVTTLHLDKPMVAFIAAALAGSALGFLRYNFNPAQIFMGDGGSYFMGFTLAAMGVVGLVKTTAAAAVLLPYVILAVPLIDMTTVVFSRISSGASPFKPDKRHLHHRLLAAGFSHRATVLFIYGLTLWAGSLAIAISGLPSGTLYAAIISVVVGLWGWQLWRQRDI encoded by the coding sequence ATGCCGAAAGAATTACTGTATCTAGTTACGAGTCTAATCGCTCTCACTGTAGTGCTGATTAGCACCCCCATTGTGAAAGCAATTGGTCTACGCAGTGGCCGGGTAGACCAGCCCAACGAACGGAAAGTCCATGACCGACCGATGGTGCGATTGGGAGGAGTGGCCATTTTCACTGGTACGATGATCTCCCTGGGGACAGCTTGGCAAATGGGCTGGTTTCCAGCCTTTAACCCAGGGGAGCAAGGACCGATTTTAGGGGTGATTGTCGGGGCGATCGCCTTTTTTGCAATTGGTTTTGGGGATGATTTATTCGAACTTAGCGCTCTGTCACGGCTGTTGATGCAATTTACCGCAGCGGGGCTTGTGTGGCAGATGGGGGTCCGTATCGACTTCCTCACCATTCCCTTCACTGGCGAAGTCTTTTCCGTCGGCTGGCTCAGTCTACCTTTTACGCTTATTTGGCTAGTCGGAATGGCCAACGCCATCAACTGGATTGACGGTCTTGATGGCTTAGCTGCGGGGGTATCCGGCATTGCCTCGGCCGTCTTGCTGGTGACGACCCTCCACCTCGATAAACCAATGGTGGCTTTTATTGCGGCAGCTTTGGCCGGGTCAGCCCTGGGCTTTTTGCGCTACAACTTCAACCCTGCCCAAATTTTCATGGGAGATGGCGGCTCCTATTTTATGGGCTTTACCCTGGCAGCGATGGGGGTTGTTGGTTTGGTAAAAACAACGGCGGCTGCCGCCGTACTCTTACCCTATGTGATTTTGGCAGTACCCCTGATTGATATGACGACAGTGGTTTTTTCTCGCATTAGTAGTGGTGCTTCGCCCTTTAAACCCGATAAACGCCATCTCCACCATCGTCTGTTAGCAGCAGGATTTTCACACCGGGCAACAGTTTTATTTATTTATGGGCTTACCCTCTGGGCGGGAAGCTTGGCGATCGCTATTTCTGGACTACCCAGTGGGACACTCTATGCCGCGATTATTTCAGTGGTTGTCGGTTTGTGGGGCTGGCAACTGTGGCGACAGCGGGATATTTAG